The Persephonella atlantica genome includes a window with the following:
- a CDS encoding sigma-54 interaction domain-containing protein yields the protein MPKNVYLLSNQQTLYRRLKEYFPEIKILEEPKSVENIKSGLVFVNIKEFGIVPVPVKKGLFPIAIIDRSLSRTNLAAFIMRVMSKNYFEYVEYPFTKNDIERIKGKVSTKEEDEKKVFYFQKSTASEGIICQYLCSIIGSSPQLKEICKLAGEVAPTDIPVLITGETGTGKELLARGIWKLSKRADKPFVAINCAAIPENLIEAELFGYEKGAFTGAEKSKPGKFEIADGGTIFLDEIGELPIEAQSKLLRVLQEGTFYRLGGSKEIKVDVRIMAATNRDLERMIQEGKFREDLYYRLNFIHIHLPPLRERKEDIPYIVECIVNRYNQKLSKHIVGASNEYMEKLQQMQWEGNIRELENVVVRSMILCRDNILSLTDLSFMQIKKKQTYYTDEEIEKIIHKKTLEAINQGKLPQFQEFLEKSVIKSVLEHTKHNQVKASQLLGINRATLRKKIKKFNI from the coding sequence TTGCCAAAAAATGTGTATCTCCTATCAAACCAGCAAACCCTATACAGAAGGCTAAAAGAATACTTCCCTGAAATAAAAATTTTAGAAGAGCCAAAATCTGTAGAAAACATAAAATCTGGTTTAGTATTTGTAAACATAAAAGAGTTTGGAATAGTTCCCGTCCCTGTAAAGAAAGGACTGTTTCCTATAGCAATAATAGACAGAAGTCTTTCACGGACCAATCTGGCAGCATTTATAATGCGGGTAATGAGCAAAAACTACTTTGAGTATGTGGAATATCCATTTACAAAAAACGATATAGAACGGATAAAAGGAAAAGTTTCCACAAAAGAAGAAGACGAGAAAAAGGTTTTTTACTTTCAAAAATCAACAGCATCAGAGGGAATTATATGCCAGTATCTATGCTCCATAATAGGCTCATCTCCCCAGCTAAAAGAAATATGTAAACTTGCAGGTGAGGTTGCACCGACAGATATACCAGTATTAATCACAGGAGAAACAGGAACGGGAAAAGAATTGCTTGCAAGGGGAATTTGGAAACTGAGCAAAAGGGCTGATAAACCATTTGTTGCAATAAACTGTGCAGCTATTCCAGAAAATCTGATAGAAGCAGAGCTTTTTGGTTATGAGAAGGGGGCATTTACAGGGGCAGAAAAAAGTAAACCGGGAAAGTTTGAAATAGCAGATGGAGGAACAATATTTTTAGATGAGATAGGAGAGCTCCCTATAGAAGCCCAGTCTAAATTACTGAGAGTTCTTCAGGAAGGGACATTTTATCGTCTTGGAGGTAGTAAAGAGATAAAGGTTGATGTCAGAATAATGGCAGCCACAAACAGAGATTTAGAGAGGATGATACAGGAAGGAAAGTTTAGAGAGGATTTATACTACAGACTGAACTTTATACATATACACCTGCCACCTTTGAGGGAGAGAAAAGAAGACATTCCATACATTGTTGAATGTATCGTAAACAGATACAACCAGAAACTGAGCAAACATATTGTTGGTGCATCAAATGAATATATGGAAAAACTTCAGCAGATGCAGTGGGAAGGCAATATAAGGGAATTAGAAAACGTTGTGGTACGCTCAATGATACTGTGCAGAGATAACATACTCAGTCTTACAGACCTGTCATTTATGCAAATAAAGAAGAAACAGACATATTACACAGACGAAGAGATAGAAAAAATAATACACAAAAAAACCTTGGAAGCCATAAATCAGGGGAAACTTCCCCAGTTCCAGGAATTTTTAGAAAAGTCTGTAATAAAGTCAGTCCTTGAACACACAAAACACAATCAGGTCAAAGCATCACAGCTCCTTGGGATAAATAGAGCAACACTGAGAAAAAAAATAAAAAAGTTCAACATATAA
- a CDS encoding DUF503 domain-containing protein, with protein sequence MIIGSILFECYIPHSNSLKEKRMVVRSMKEKLKSKFNVSVSEVGNQDLWQSAQIAVVTVAPDQKQVEKVMQNVINFVELNFPELHINIYKEIF encoded by the coding sequence ATGATAATAGGAAGTATACTTTTTGAATGTTATATTCCCCATTCAAACTCTTTAAAAGAAAAAAGAATGGTCGTAAGGTCAATGAAAGAAAAGCTGAAATCAAAATTTAATGTTTCTGTCTCTGAAGTAGGGAATCAGGATTTGTGGCAGTCTGCCCAGATAGCAGTGGTTACTGTCGCTCCAGACCAGAAACAGGTGGAAAAAGTTATGCAGAATGTTATAAACTTTGTTGAACTGAATTTTCCTGAGCTACACATAAACATATACAAGGAGATTTTTTAA
- the rbfA gene encoding 30S ribosome-binding factor RbfA, which yields MKKSHKSEKVNSAIKKALSEIFIYDLPIKDNMITVVRVETSPDLSKSDVYITALNDAEKVAQELNSKSGYIGHLLGNRIKIRKIPQLKFIPIPHTV from the coding sequence ATGAAGAAAAGCCACAAAAGCGAAAAGGTCAATTCTGCAATCAAAAAAGCTCTCAGTGAGATATTTATATACGACCTTCCTATTAAAGACAACATGATTACAGTAGTAAGGGTTGAAACATCACCAGACCTGAGCAAATCTGATGTATACATAACAGCACTGAATGACGCTGAAAAAGTGGCACAGGAACTAAACAGCAAAAGTGGATATATTGGACATCTTCTTGGAAACAGGATAAAGATAAGAAAGATTCCCCAGCTCAAATTTATTCCTATACCGCATACAGTGTGA
- the sppA gene encoding signal peptide peptidase SppA → MKKKIIIGIIVLAVFIYIFSYFSVKSVPKIAVININGVISSYEPVIQNIETAQIDSSIKAVVIAVDSPGGAVGAAQEIYSAIEKLRKEKPVVVSMGNVAASGGYYVSVPANVIYANPGTITGSIGVIIQHVSFAKVLEKLGIKVENIKSGQNKDILYPNRELTPQQKKLLEETIKDVYNQFLEDIVKYRKIDINTLKQYADGRIFTGRQAKKLKLIDKLGNIQDAVEEAKKLAGLEGKKVMVIKIRKEESILKKMLQLKLSIPENLSFPQFYYLLSF, encoded by the coding sequence ATGAAAAAAAAGATAATTATCGGTATTATTGTACTTGCCGTTTTTATTTATATCTTTTCATACTTTTCTGTAAAATCTGTACCAAAGATTGCTGTTATTAATATAAACGGTGTTATATCCAGCTATGAACCTGTCATACAGAACATAGAAACAGCACAGATAGACAGCAGTATAAAGGCTGTTGTTATAGCTGTTGACAGTCCCGGAGGAGCAGTCGGAGCAGCACAGGAGATATACTCTGCCATAGAAAAGCTGAGAAAAGAAAAACCTGTAGTAGTTTCTATGGGCAATGTGGCAGCATCAGGAGGATATTACGTAAGCGTTCCAGCCAATGTGATATACGCAAACCCCGGAACAATCACAGGCTCTATAGGAGTGATAATACAACATGTCAGTTTTGCAAAAGTTTTAGAAAAATTAGGAATAAAAGTAGAAAATATAAAAAGTGGTCAAAACAAAGACATTCTATATCCCAACAGGGAGCTCACACCACAGCAGAAAAAACTGTTAGAAGAAACAATAAAAGATGTTTACAACCAGTTTTTAGAAGATATAGTAAAGTATAGAAAGATAGACATCAACACATTAAAGCAGTATGCAGATGGGAGAATATTCACTGGAAGACAGGCGAAAAAACTGAAGCTGATAGACAAGTTAGGAAACATACAGGATGCTGTTGAAGAAGCAAAAAAGTTAGCAGGACTGGAAGGTAAGAAAGTGATGGTAATAAAAATAAGAAAGGAAGAGAGTATTTTGAAAAAGATGCTTCAGTTAAAACTGAGCATCCCAGAAAACCTGTCATTTCCACAGTTTTACTATTTACTTTCTTTCTGA
- a CDS encoding HesB/IscA family protein yields MQSTVNFTVTEAAAAEIKRIADEQGIENPILRVRVVPGGCSGFQYAMGFDESIEESDKVVELDNGVKIAIDEFSAPYIGGAVLDYVQDFMGGGFTIKNPNAANSCGCGNSFSC; encoded by the coding sequence ATGCAATCAACTGTTAACTTTACAGTAACAGAAGCAGCAGCAGCTGAAATCAAAAGAATTGCCGATGAGCAGGGAATAGAAAACCCTATACTCAGGGTAAGAGTAGTCCCTGGTGGATGCTCAGGATTCCAGTACGCTATGGGATTTGATGAATCTATTGAAGAGAGTGATAAAGTTGTTGAATTGGACAACGGTGTGAAAATTGCTATTGATGAGTTTTCTGCTCCATACATTGGTGGAGCTGTTTTAGATTATGTTCAGGACTTTATGGGTGGTGGATTTACAATCAAAAATCCAAATGCTGCAAACTCATGTGGATGCGGTAACTCTTTCTCCTGCTAA
- the hemJ gene encoding protoporphyrinogen oxidase HemJ gives MYLWIKAFHIISVISWMAVLFYLPRLFVYHAENGDKKEFVSVVKVMEYKLHKYIGIPAFWGTVLSGIGMIAMNPDIFKTGGWIHLKLTAALLLIGYYIHLSIIRKKLENNPYYKSGRFFRMYNEVPTILMIIIVIMAVVRPF, from the coding sequence ATGTATCTGTGGATAAAAGCATTTCACATTATCTCTGTTATCTCATGGATGGCAGTCCTGTTTTATCTGCCGAGACTGTTTGTGTATCATGCAGAAAATGGGGACAAAAAGGAGTTTGTATCTGTTGTAAAAGTCATGGAATATAAGCTTCACAAATACATTGGCATACCTGCATTCTGGGGAACGGTTCTATCAGGCATTGGAATGATAGCAATGAATCCAGACATTTTTAAAACAGGAGGATGGATACATCTCAAGCTTACTGCAGCTCTTCTCCTGATAGGATACTACATTCATCTGTCTATCATCAGAAAAAAGTTAGAAAATAACCCATACTACAAATCTGGCAGATTTTTCAGGATGTATAACGAGGTTCCCACAATCCTTATGATAATTATCGTAATAATGGCAGTAGTCAGACCTTTTTAA
- the nadC gene encoding carboxylating nicotinate-nucleotide diphosphorylase: MLEKLFVRKKIEEFLLEDIGHQDITTENLTVEKPVYAEIVSKDNGIIAGLEIAITVFDILDPSVEIKKLKKDGDTIFKGEKICEIYGDGRTVLKAERVMLNIIQKLSGIATTTSRYVEKIKGTGVKLLDTRKTTPGLRAFEKYAVRVGGGFNHRFALHDMVMIKDNHIVLAGGIKEAVRQIKEKVSPMVKVEVEVSSLEEFKEALETEVDVIMLDNMSIDEIKEAVKINRKRKLLEASGNITLENIREYALTGIDFISSGSIIYSAKWLDISLKFK, translated from the coding sequence ATGCTTGAGAAACTCTTTGTAAGAAAAAAGATAGAAGAATTTCTTCTTGAGGATATCGGACATCAGGATATAACTACAGAAAATCTAACAGTAGAAAAACCTGTATACGCAGAGATTGTATCAAAAGATAATGGAATAATTGCTGGATTGGAAATAGCCATTACAGTTTTTGATATTTTAGATCCATCTGTAGAGATTAAAAAGCTCAAAAAAGATGGAGACACTATCTTTAAAGGAGAAAAAATATGCGAAATATATGGTGATGGCAGGACTGTGCTCAAAGCCGAAAGGGTTATGCTTAACATTATTCAAAAACTGTCAGGAATAGCCACCACAACATCAAGGTATGTGGAAAAAATAAAAGGAACCGGAGTAAAGCTCCTTGACACGAGAAAAACAACGCCAGGACTGAGGGCATTTGAAAAGTATGCTGTCAGAGTAGGAGGAGGTTTTAACCACAGGTTTGCACTGCATGATATGGTAATGATTAAGGATAACCATATAGTTCTTGCAGGAGGTATAAAGGAAGCTGTAAGACAGATAAAGGAAAAAGTCTCACCAATGGTAAAGGTAGAGGTTGAAGTCAGTTCACTGGAAGAGTTCAAGGAAGCTCTGGAAACTGAAGTAGATGTGATAATGCTGGATAATATGAGCATTGATGAAATAAAAGAAGCGGTTAAAATAAACAGAAAAAGAAAGCTGTTGGAAGCTTCAGGAAATATAACCCTTGAAAATATCAGAGAGTATGCTCTGACAGGCATAGATTTTATATCTTCAGGTTCCATTATATATTCAGCAAAATGGCTTGATATCAGTCTAAAATTCAAATAA
- the leuB gene encoding 3-isopropylmalate dehydrogenase: MKKHFKITVLPGDGIGPEIMESALDVLKAISQKYNITFEFQEGLIGGAAIDETGEPLPDETLKKAKESDAVLLAAVGGEKWDNLPTDKRPEKGLLKIRKELDLFANIRPGKAYTALLDASPLKENLIKGVDLMVIRELTGGIYFGEPRGIEERGGEKVGYNTMIYYEHEIARIAKLAFELSRNRRKKVTSVDKANVLEVSAVWREVVNTVHADYQDVELEHMYVDNAAMQLVRRPKDFDVIVTGNLFGDILSDEAGALTGSLGMLPSASIGERYALYEPVHGSAPDIAGQGIANPIAMILSAAMMLEITCKLPEAARDIENAIDKVLEEGYRTGDIWSPGTKKVGTKEMTEQIIKYIL, from the coding sequence ATGAAAAAGCACTTTAAGATTACTGTTCTTCCAGGAGATGGGATAGGACCAGAGATTATGGAGTCAGCACTTGATGTTCTGAAGGCTATCTCTCAGAAATACAACATAACATTTGAGTTTCAGGAGGGGCTTATCGGAGGAGCTGCCATAGACGAAACAGGAGAACCACTACCAGATGAAACACTAAAAAAAGCAAAAGAAAGCGATGCTGTTTTACTTGCAGCCGTGGGAGGTGAAAAGTGGGACAATCTGCCGACAGACAAAAGACCAGAAAAAGGACTGCTAAAAATAAGAAAAGAGCTTGACCTTTTCGCAAATATCAGGCCTGGGAAAGCATACACAGCACTTTTAGATGCATCTCCCCTGAAAGAAAATCTTATAAAAGGCGTTGACCTCATGGTAATAAGGGAACTGACAGGTGGTATATACTTTGGAGAACCAAGGGGAATTGAGGAAAGAGGCGGTGAAAAGGTAGGGTACAACACGATGATATACTACGAGCATGAGATAGCAAGAATTGCAAAACTCGCATTTGAACTTTCAAGAAACAGGAGAAAGAAGGTTACAAGTGTTGACAAGGCCAACGTTTTAGAAGTGTCAGCTGTATGGAGGGAAGTTGTAAACACAGTTCATGCTGATTATCAGGATGTGGAGCTTGAACATATGTATGTAGATAACGCAGCTATGCAGCTTGTCAGAAGACCAAAAGATTTTGACGTTATAGTAACAGGGAATCTGTTTGGAGACATTCTGTCTGACGAGGCAGGGGCACTGACAGGTTCACTGGGTATGCTTCCGTCTGCTTCCATAGGAGAGAGATACGCCCTTTATGAGCCTGTTCATGGGTCAGCCCCCGATATAGCTGGGCAGGGAATAGCAAACCCTATAGCAATGATACTGTCTGCTGCAATGATGCTTGAGATAACATGCAAATTACCTGAAGCTGCAAGAGATATAGAAAATGCAATAGACAAGGTCTTGGAAGAAGGATACAGAACAGGAGACATCTGGTCTCCGGGAACAAAAAAAGTAGGAACAAAAGAGATGACAGAACAGATTATAAAATATATATTATAA
- a CDS encoding cytochrome-c peroxidase — translation MLIIIIILITLINTAYGYEPVQPIPKSIEYDREKAELGKLLFFDPILAKDNRTSCAYCHDVYNKCGTDHRPVSKGFHDKKGNVNALTVFNTIFNFRLFWNGRAKDLVEQIYGPIQNPVEMNMSIKEVEERLNNSPFYRKKFRKVFGTDRIKFEHVAQAIAEFEKALITPDSKFDKFLRGEVELSKEEIEGYKLFKKLGCISCHNGVNLGGNSFQKIGVVHSYPWHENSPDRYQITKNEFDKNVFRVPSLRNIDCTYPYFHDGRVKTLEDAVQIMAFYNLGFKLSKDEIQKIVAFLKTLRGKLPEILKEN, via the coding sequence ATGCTAATTATTATTATTATCCTCATTACATTAATAAATACGGCATACGGCTATGAACCAGTTCAGCCAATCCCAAAAAGTATAGAATACGACAGGGAAAAGGCTGAACTGGGGAAGCTGCTGTTTTTCGATCCTATACTTGCAAAGGACAACAGAACTTCCTGTGCCTACTGTCACGATGTTTATAACAAATGTGGAACAGACCACAGACCAGTATCAAAAGGATTTCACGACAAAAAGGGAAATGTAAATGCCTTAACAGTATTCAATACTATTTTTAATTTCAGACTGTTCTGGAATGGAAGGGCAAAAGACCTTGTGGAACAGATTTACGGTCCCATTCAAAATCCAGTAGAGATGAATATGTCAATTAAAGAGGTTGAAGAGAGACTGAATAACAGTCCATTTTACAGAAAAAAGTTCAGGAAGGTATTTGGAACAGACAGGATAAAATTTGAGCACGTGGCACAGGCTATAGCCGAGTTTGAAAAAGCATTAATCACTCCAGACAGCAAGTTCGATAAGTTTCTTAGAGGAGAAGTAGAACTTTCCAAAGAAGAAATAGAGGGATACAAACTGTTTAAGAAATTAGGATGTATAAGCTGTCACAATGGGGTGAATCTGGGGGGGAATTCTTTTCAAAAAATAGGTGTCGTTCATTCCTACCCATGGCACGAAAATTCTCCAGACAGGTATCAGATAACAAAAAATGAATTTGATAAAAATGTTTTCCGGGTTCCATCTCTTAGGAATATTGACTGTACGTATCCATACTTTCACGATGGTAGAGTAAAAACATTAGAAGATGCTGTACAGATTATGGCCTTCTACAATTTAGGATTCAAACTATCAAAAGATGAAATACAGAAAATAGTGGCATTTTTAAAAACATTAAGGGGTAAGCTTCCAGAAATTCTGAAGGAAAACTGA